Within Lactobacillus amylovorus DSM 20531, the genomic segment ATCTTCCTTGTTCAAGTGGTAAAAGTCGATGGCTTGCAAAATTTGGTAAGTGAATTCAGTGAATGAAATACCATTTTCAAGACGGCTAGCAACAACATCCTTGTTGATCATGTTGTTAACTTGGAAGTACTTACCGTAGTCACGCAAGAAGTCGATCAAATTAAGCTTGCCAAGCCATTCTGCGTTATCACGAATTTCGAAGTTTTCAGTACCAAACAACTTCTTCATTTGGTTAGTCAAACTTTCTTCGTTGTGCTTAACTTGGTCAGCAGTTTGAAGAACACGTTCAGTCTTACGACCTGATGGATCACCGATTGCACCAGTACCACCACCGATTAAGATTACTGGGTGGTAACCTGCCATTTGGAATCTCTTCAAGATCATGAATGGAATAAGGTGACCGATGTGAAGTGAGTCACCAGTTGGATCAGTACCACAGTAAAGGGCCAAATCATCGTGTTCAGCCAAGTACTTTTTTAAGCCTTCTTCGTCAGTTTGTTGGTTAATGGCGCCGCGCCACTTTAAGTCTTCTAAAATATCAAATTTTGCCATATTTTTCCTCCAATAAAAAACGCCCCTCGAGAATAAATCTCAAGGGACGACTAATTATCATCTTTAGCCGTGGTACCACCCACGTTCATGCCTATTCGGCATCTCTATTGGTTGATAAAGAAACCACCCTATCAGTATTTCGTCAAAATCGACCTGTCTAGCTCACACCAACCGCTAGTTCTCTGAACGCTGAATCGATTTGCTACTTATCGTTAAGTACGATCTTAACTAGAAAAACGGTTTTAGTCAACCGTTTAATTTAATTTTTAGGTGCATGGTAGGTAAATTCATATGGATCTGACCATTCACCTACTGGTGTTTTGTCTGCATCGATTTGACCACGATAAGTGTCACTATTTATGCCACGTACACGCACTAAATATGTTTGTCCATCAACTGGCTTAAAAGTCATGCCGTATGAAGGATTATGAAAAACTGGATCAGTTACTATTGTTGTGCTTGTACCTAATGCTTGACCTACAAGTCTTTCATTTTGGAATGGAATACCAATAGTGGCATTACCGTTAGTTGCCTTTTGGGTGAACATTAATTCATATTTCTTGGCATTATCCGCTTGAGCTACATTAACTCGTACAGCATCCTTTTCATCGGTAACTGATTCAATCTTAGATGCACTTGGGACAGTATCACTACCATCTTCAATCTTGAAATCAAAGTTATACCGACCACGTAGATTAGACAATCTTACTGTATAAGTACCTTGAGGCAAATTGTAAACAATTTTTTGGCGCTTGTCCTTAGTAAAGATGTTCAATGGATAGCCGTTACTATTAAGTTCCCAGCGCAAACTGTAATATTGGTAATGGCCTGGGTAGATTGGCAAAGCATTAACGTCAAAAGTTACTTTGGAAGGCTCATCCAATTTAAACGTATAAGCATCAGTTTCATCGTAGTTGTAGAAGCCTAGCATCCCCTTGATATGATCACCACTCTTGATTTCCATTGGATGATTTACATCATTGACGTTCTTCTTAGTCTCAACTACTGTTTCAAAATCTTTGCGAATCTTAGTTAAATTCGTAAAGTTAGAGTTAACGCTAGCCGTATTAGTTGGGGTTAAATAATAGTTACCCTTGCGCAAATAAAATACTTGGTTCTTGCTTGAACCATAGTTGGCAATTTTATTGCGTGAACTATTGGTCATCGTAAACTTAGCATTACCGTTAATTCGGACACGACCAGCTGCATTAATGTAAAAATGATATTTTTGGCCTTTTTGTAAAGTTTGTCGTTGGCCAATTACCATGTTTGGTTTGCTTGCAGCATTAACTGGAGTAGTCATAAAAGCTAAACCAGCAGCACTAGCAAGTGCCATTGCTAAAATTCTCTTCATTGTTTTCACCTTTTAATCTTTATACTCATATCTATTATTTTATCATTACATAAACAAAAAGGACTAAAGCAGTGCTCTAGTCCTTTTCTTATTTATTTTAATTGTTCATCTTGTAGAAGCCCTTAGCCTTCAAACCATAAGCTTGACCAGCGGTCATATCATATTGAACCATTTCGTAATCGTTCAATATAGCTTGTTGTTCTGAAGTCAACTTCTTAGGATCTACAAAGTGACCCTTTTGGTCAACCAATTGGAAGCCCTTGTCACCATTGAAGTTAATGGTAATTGCAGGAAGCTTCTCGTGAACTTCAGTCAAAAGCGCTTGGTAAGGAGTTACCTTAGTGTTTGTTTGTTCAAGCATCATAGCAGTGAAGTCACTAGTGTTGACGAAGTTAGTGTTGTGGGTCAACTTGTTCTTAGCACCATGTTCTCTTGCGTACTTGTTTGAGTAAATGAAGTAGCGAGTTGAGTGCATTTGAACTGGATACTTGCCAGTGTAGTTTTGTGACAAGATGCTTGGGTAGTGGTCACCGTAGAAGACAATAGTAATTGGCTTCTTGATCTTATCGATTTGACCAATAAACTTCTTAACTGCCTTGTCGGTGTATTGCGTACCCTTGATGTAAGTTGCCATTTGTTCACGAACGGCAGCAGTGTTGAAGAGTTCACCAGATACCTTGCCCATGTATTCGTTGTTTGGATACCAGTTGTTGTAAGGCATGTGGTTTTGAATTGAGATCAAGTTAATGAATTGACCACCCTTCATGCTGTTGATTTGTTTCAAACCGTTAGCATAAGCAGTGAAGTCAGAGTTGTAAGTACTCTTACCAAGTTTCTTTTGATCAATGATCTTGTATTTAGAACCAAGGTAAACGAACTTGTTAAACTTAAATCTCTTGTAGTCTTCTATTCTTGAGTAGTAAGTACCAATGAATGGATGAACAGCTGACTTGTAGTTGAAGTCCATACCAATGGTTGGGTAGAAGTCGTAGTTTGGTACGATTTGTACATATGGAGTCAAGGTTGACTTGAACATACCCATGTTGAATCCGGTCAAAGTTTCCCATTCCATGTTGGCAGTACCACCACCGTAACCGGCACTAAGCATGCTACCGTATGTGGCACGTTTCTTCATTGATTGGATAAACTTAACTGGGTTTGGAGTTTTTGGATCAATCTTAATTGTTGGGAAAGTATATGGATCAACAAAACTTTCACTCAAGTTGTAGACAATAGTTTGATCCTTTAAAGTATTCTTTCTTGTCTTGTTAATTTTATCAGCAAGTTTGCTGTACTTTTGGTCCAAATGCTTGATTGTAGATTCTGAATAGTTGGCTGGCTTGTTCATAATTTGCAAGTCGAAGTAGTTCAAGAAGTTCAATAATGGACCGTTAATTTGAATATCACGTTCAGGGTTTCTGAATGATTGCTTGTTGTCAAAACCACGGTTGATGTGGTAGATCATACCGCCATCGTGGTTAAAGCGCATTGGTGTCATGAATAAGAGCAAGCTGAGTAATGCCCAAATACCACGACGTTTCCATGAACCCTTTTTCTTAATTGGAAACTTGATTTCAAGGAAGACACATAATGCAATGATAATGACCAATGCAACGGCAACCATAATGACTGTCTTTTGACCAACCATTGGAAGCAAGGTCTTCCAGTTTACGATTTCGTCAATTTCGGTTGGGTAAATTGGTTCACCACGAAGGTTCAATTTAATCTTGTTGGCAATAGCCCAACCAATAGTAATTACGCTGACTAAAACTGTTGAAGTCCAGTAACGCGTAGTAATGAAGTAGAAGATCGCAAACATTGCATCGAGGAAGATAGCCGTCAAAATGATGGCGAAGAATCTAGTCCCGAGCAAGAAGATAACTGCGTTGATGTCTGTAGCAGTAGTAATTTGAATACGTAAATTGTCTGATTCGATCAAGAATGAGACGAAACTCAAGATGTAGAACCAACCCCAAGTAAGAAGTCTTACTCTGTTTTCTACAACCCAAGCAGTAAACTTGCCCCAGAGATCTTCGACAATTTGCGCCAGATTATCATGTTTATTAAAGAATGTAATTGCATTTTTGACCGGCTTAAATTTGAA encodes:
- a CDS encoding LTA synthase family protein; this encodes MSEIKKKKSLGVVQIICIIVAAFFMLVQMFSWSSLFGRLPLSTLMRYIPGLLDCSTMVLVPMVFGAVYSKKKVHPTEAFRFWIMAVVTLVLLYLVNFMKRPGSFNMWKLWGVFFPVLTSTSVLLAGLIFSMLAQPYIYELQHRITTKQNLLLLSALTLVGFATNAGTMIFNYSIYGVYLILYFAWGMFLANVKIPKKVFGWTIGAGIVSFFVMFIGVPGFNGVYWYQRLSGRSGVYSWNPRFLSNVTSPFLFLMVLAAFLIFRKVIVSFSAKEMRFFIPVVIFMDAPIIGGFVRSFRFTNSAGFNKFLMIIIMTIAAFILDYLYERYLFKFKPVKNAITFFNKHDNLAQIVEDLWGKFTAWVVENRVRLLTWGWFYILSFVSFLIESDNLRIQITTATDINAVIFLLGTRFFAIILTAIFLDAMFAIFYFITTRYWTSTVLVSVITIGWAIANKIKLNLRGEPIYPTEIDEIVNWKTLLPMVGQKTVIMVAVALVIIIALCVFLEIKFPIKKKGSWKRRGIWALLSLLLFMTPMRFNHDGGMIYHINRGFDNKQSFRNPERDIQINGPLLNFLNYFDLQIMNKPANYSESTIKHLDQKYSKLADKINKTRKNTLKDQTIVYNLSESFVDPYTFPTIKIDPKTPNPVKFIQSMKKRATYGSMLSAGYGGGTANMEWETLTGFNMGMFKSTLTPYVQIVPNYDFYPTIGMDFNYKSAVHPFIGTYYSRIEDYKRFKFNKFVYLGSKYKIIDQKKLGKSTYNSDFTAYANGLKQINSMKGGQFINLISIQNHMPYNNWYPNNEYMGKVSGELFNTAAVREQMATYIKGTQYTDKAVKKFIGQIDKIKKPITIVFYGDHYPSILSQNYTGKYPVQMHSTRYFIYSNKYAREHGAKNKLTHNTNFVNTSDFTAMMLEQTNTKVTPYQALLTEVHEKLPAITINFNGDKGFQLVDQKGHFVDPKKLTSEQQAILNDYEMVQYDMTAGQAYGLKAKGFYKMNN